Proteins from one Syngnathus scovelli strain Florida chromosome 9, RoL_Ssco_1.2, whole genome shotgun sequence genomic window:
- the LOC125974628 gene encoding tumor necrosis factor receptor superfamily member 6B yields the protein MLCLPSLLLLLLCGVHGKVSPTESPPTFEYKNPSTGEILACNKCPPGTRMSAHCTAAEQTQCVPCRDGHFTELWNYLPKCLYCNQYCTGDKEVEIECGPRNNRVCRCKEGYYKTDDYCNEHSKCTHGYGVLTRGTLENDTVCQKCSNGFFSASSSSLEACAKHKECTNEQLVLFNGSEAHDMFCGRCEDLANGGELLRSFLSRFFGMQRMNSVKTRSFFNKYIKSEMERNTMHFLTRHQSRRHVLHHIKRWLQIVPEKELKMLPHMLRACQLNSVATKLYKTLEGIERQQSNCTLTHLFSFD from the exons ATG CTGTGCCTGCCgtccctgctgctgctgctactgtgtGGCGTTCACGGCAAAGTATCGCCAACGGAGTCCCCTCCCACGTTCGAATACAAAAATCCATCCACCGGGGAGATACTCGCGTGCAACAAGTGTCCGCCCGGCACGCGCATGTCCGCTCACTGCACGGCCGCCGAGCAAACGCAGTGCGTGCCGTGCAGGGATGGACACTTCACGGAGCTGTGGAATTACCTGCCCAAATGTCTCTACTGCAACCAATACTGTACCGGCGACAAGGAGGTGGAGATCGAATGTGGACCTCGCAACAATAGAGTGTGTCGCTGCAAGGAGGGCTACTACAAGACGGATGATTACTGCAATGAACACTCAAAGTGCACCCACGGATACGGCGTTCTTACTCGAG GTACATTAGAAAATGACACAGTGTGTCAAAAGTGCTCCAATGGCTTCTTCTCCGCCTCTTCGTCGTCATTGGAGGCGTGTGCCAAGCACAAGGAGTGCACCAACGAGCAGCTCGTGCTCTTCAATGGCTCTGAAGCCCATGACATGTTCTGTGGTCGATGTGAGGACCTTGCAAATGGAG GTGAGCTGCTCAGGAGCTTCTTGTCAAGATTCTTTGGTATGCAAAGAATGAACTCAGTGAAAACGAGGAGCTTTTTCAACAA ATATATTAAGTCTGAGATGGAAAGAAACACCATGCACTTCTTGACTCGGCATCAGTCACGACGTCATGTGTTGCATCATATCAAACGTTGGCTCCAAATAGTCCCAGAGAAGGAGCTGAAGATGTTACCACACATGCTGAGAGCTTGTCAGCTAAACTCTGTGGCAACGAAGCTGTACAAGACACTCGAAGGGATTGAAAGGCAGCAATCAAACTGTACCTTAACGCATTTATTCTCATTTGACTAA
- the LOC125974627 gene encoding tumor necrosis factor receptor superfamily member 11B, with translation MESTLVHFYAVEMSAWIASSNPAMKLILLFTTSLTWAFQQQAELSKYQYRDPVTSDLLLCDQCPPGTAVKKHCTAERATECQPCPERHFADSWHWGDSCQYCTLVCKERQLVKQECNSTHDRVCECAAGFHLVVEFCITHSSCPPGYGVTDLGTPLSDTVCKQCPAGHFSSSRSSTEPCRPHRNCTDSGLKTLRWGTSTSDSICGSQDQIMAVDCVHRHTLCHTDVLLCEEAVFQSLASLQLSSVPLERLLESLPGRRVDGKSVERLKKACSPQQQVFQLLKLWRQQNKDQDKLYGIIKGVNSCERKVSRCNSLKNVTLGDLLEVTNSLPGVKVHREDVLALVATCLPKQYMLQLLHLWKTANFDMDLVKGLSHSLRVLRNKGAPRYLQKGLKKISRIIGSTSTRKTYEKMFISMLQDELCFKTLKPFNE, from the exons CTCTTCACAACTTCCCTCACCTGGGCCTTCCAGCAGCAGGCTGAGCTATCCAAGTACCAGTACCGAGACCCGGTGACCTCCGACCTCCTCCTGTGTGACCAGTGTCCCCCTGGCACGGCCGTGAAGAAACACTGCACTGCTGAGAGGGCCACAGAGTGCCAACCCTGTCCAGAGAGGCATTTTGCAGACAGCTGGCACTGGGGGGACTCGTGCCAATACTGCACTTTG GTATGCAAAGAGAGACAGCTGGTGAAACAAGAATGCAACAGCACCCACGACCGAGTGTGCGAGTGTGCGGCAGGTTTCCACCTCGTGGTCGAGTTCTGCATCACACACAGCTCCTGCCCACCCGGCTATGGGGTGACGGATTTAG GTACACCATTGAGTGACACTGTGTGCAAGCAATGCCCCGCTGGTCATTTCTCCAGTAGCCGCTCGTCCACAGAACCATGTCGACCCCACAGAAACTGCACAGATTCAGGCCTGAAGACACTGCGATGGGGAACATCCACTTCAGACAGCATCTGTGGAAGTCAAGACCAAATTATGGCCGTTGATTGTGTTCATCGGCACACTTTGTGCCATACAG ATGTGCTCTTGTGTGAGGAGGCAGTCTTCCAGTCGCTTGCCTCCCTGCAGCTGTCTTCCGTGCCCCTGGAGCGTCTACTGGAGAGTCTTCCGGGCCGCAGGGTGGATGGCAAGAGTGTGGAGAGGCTGAAGAAGGCCTGTTCACCACAGCAGCAAGTCTTCCAGCTGCTGAAGCTGTGGAGGCAGCAGAACAAGGACCAGGACAAGTTGTATGGCATCATAAAAG GTGTGAATAGCTGCGAGCGGAAGGTCTCCCGCTGCAACAGCCTGAAAAACGTAACTTTGGGCGACCTATTAGAGGTCACGAACAGCTTGCCCGGGGTAAAGGTTCATCGGGAGGACGTGTTGGCGCTCGTGGCTACTTGTCTCCCAAAGCAATACATGCTGCAGCTCCTCCACCTTTGGAAGACCGCCAACTTTGACATGGATTTGGTCAAAGGTCTTTCTCACAGTCTGAGGGTGCTCCGCAACAAAGGCGCACCTAGGTATCTTCAGAAGGGCCTGAAGAAGATCAGCCGCATTATCGGATCTACGTCCACACGCAAGACGTATGAGAAGATGTTTATTAGCATGCTGCAGGATGAGTTGTGTTTTAAAACGCTTAAGCCGTTCAATGAATGA